A stretch of DNA from Methanogenium sp. S4BF:
ATCTCCTCTTATACTCTATATGGCTCAAAGAAAAGACCGGTGATGAAAAGGGGCCGGGATTCTACCGGAAGGCTATCGTGGGAGTCAATCTTGACCTCATCATCGCCTTCCTCTTTGTGGGCATCATCACCATACTCTTCATGTCCCTTGGCGTCACCGGATTTTCCATCTCCTATCTGGCCCATGGCGAGACCTTGAGCGTCGATGCACTCTTCTCCCAGGTGCTCTATGTTATCGCCTCCATCCCGTACGGCCCCCAGATCTTCCTTGCGACAGGGTATCTGATCATGTTCGGTGCGGTGCTGACCGGGATGGACGGCCGGGCACGGGCCATCTCCGGGATTCTGCACACCGGATATGCAGTAAAATGGGGAGAGAAGACCACCTTCCGCCTCATTCTCCTACTCTTCACTGCCATCATCGTGAGTGGTGTCATCATCGGAGAGCCAATGGCACTGGTCCACGGGGTCTCGGCCATTGCGTCCGTCTTCTTTGCGGTGATGGGGTTCATTCTCATCTGGCTCAATATGGAGATCAGGGAGCCTGAGAGGCCAAACCGTCTCTGGACCGCCGTCATGACCATCGGCAGTCTCATCTTTCTTTTAATGGCCCTCTTTATGGAAGAGGGCATCATCATGTTCGGCCTGCCGCTTGCAGAACGCATGATCGTCGTCGCCTTTGTGATCTTTGTCTTCGCAGGCACCACCCTCTTCCGGGATGTCATCCAAGGGCATCCTACCTGGATCGACCGTTTATGGACAGTCCTCATCTTCGGGGCGCTCTCCATCTACGGCACCTTCCGCGGGATTGTGTATGAGGGTATCATCATCAACTTCCGTGACCTCGGCCCGATTCTCGCAGGCATCGTAGGAGGCCCCGTTATCGGGGCATGTGCGGGTATTATCGGTGCCGTATACCGCTACCAGATCCCCGGCATGGAGAAGACCGCCCTTGCCTGTGCGGTGGCAACCATTGTGGCAGGCATTGTGGCGGGATGTTTCGCACGAATGTTCCGTGGGGACATCACCTATCTCCGCGGATTCATCCTCGTCGCCCTTGTCGAAGTGATACACTTCTTCATCTTTGTGCCACTCTTCTCAGACATCGCCACCTTCGCTGAATTCCTGACAATCGTCCGGGTCACCCTGCTTCCGATGGTCTTTGCCATGACCCTCGGAATAATGCTCTTCATCTATATCGTCCGGATGAAAGGGTATTCCCTTGCCACCCGGTTTGAGGGGAATACCAGCGAAAAAGATGAGAATAAACCGGCACCCGACCGGGAGGGAGAACGATGAACAAAACACTCCTTGAATATCTGCCCTACATCTTCGCAGGTTTCATCTGTTGTTTCCTCATCTTCAGTGCGGTATTGCATACGCCTGATTACGGGGAGAATGAAACGATCAACATCGGCATCATGGTGCCGCTCTCGGGAGGCCTTGCGGAGTATGGCATGGACGTGAAGACCGGTGTGGACATGGCAGTCGATGAGATAAACAGCAAAGGCGGCATCGGCGGCAAAAAGGTAAGGGCAGTCTACAAGAACACCTGGGGATACCCGAACCGGGCGGCATCCCTTATGGAGGAATGCGCAGAGGAAGGGATACCCGTGGTCATCGGTGACATCACAAGCTCCGGAGCCCTGGCATGTGCAGAGGTCGCAGAAGAGAAACATATCGTCCTCATCTCGCAGGCGGCAACCACACCAGTCCTGAGTGAATACGGACCATATGTTTTCCGCACCATCTCATCAGATATCTATCAGGGGAGGGGCATGGCCCGGATCTTCCGGATATTCCACCCAGAGGCGAATAATGTTACTGTCCTCTATATCGACAATGCCTACGGCTCCGGCCTCGCGGAGTCATTTGTGACAGCACAGGATGACGGAGGATTTCACGTGCAGCAGGTGATCCCCTTTGAGGAGGGGCAACGCACATTTTCCAATGAAATCGCAGCCATCCATGCCTCTGAAACAAATGGCATTGCCCTCATCGCACATGTCACAGAGGCGGAGAATATCCTGAAAGAGGCCGAGGCACAGGGTCTTGACGTTGCCTGGGTCGGGTCAGACGGCATTGTGACCACCGAACTCTATTCCCATGTCGGCTCCTATGCAGAAGGGTTCATCGCCACAATGCAGTCAAGCGAAGTCCGTGACCCGACATTCATCCATGAATACCAGGTGCGGGCCAAAGACAGCACAGTCAACTGGATGGCCCCCTATTCCTACGATACCGTGATGATTGTGGCAGAGGCCATCCGGTATGGCGGATACTCGGCAGACGGCATCCGCGATGCATTCGGGAAGATCCGGCACCTGGGTGTCTGCGGCCCGAAGGTGTTCGAGGAGAACGGCGATATACCCCCCGCCTTTGATGTGATGCGGATAGAAAACGGTGTCTGGAAACGCGTCTCCTGGAAGGAGATCACACAAACCGGAACCACGAGTGAAGCCCCGGCACACTGACCAGGCCGCTCAATCCCGGATCACACGCGGATGAACAGGTGCGTCCACAGAGGAACAGTGTGCTGCACCCTGTACCGGAAAGGGTCAGATGCGACAGACACCGGGTGGTGTATCAAAACCCATGGATCTCCATAAAAATAACGCAGATTATCGATTCATTTGTATATTGAGAAGTATTCCAAACAGCAGACAGTGTGGAAGCAGTAATAAATAATTTTTCTCATTTTGACGAACATACGAGCCTTAATTGTAAATTCCTTTCAGATAATGTGCAGCCTGACATATCTATAAATAAAAGCAACACGATTCAACGCTTATCCACGCCTGGCAGGCCCACCGGGGGGCTTGGAAGGCCGTCGTGCGGGGAGATCATCAGGAGAGAGACGATGATAGCACAAAAAATGACCACAAAAACCAATGGAAAGGCATCTTCTGAGACAACGAAAATTCCAATCGGCAGGAATGTATTCATCTGCCCGATGCCGGTCACCATTGTCGGGACCCGCCTGAACAACCGCCCCAACTTTCTGACGGTTGGATGGGTGACACGGGTAAACGTGAGTCCCCCCATGATTGCCATCGGAATAAAAAAATCGAACGCATCGGCAGACGGTATCCTCATGCACAAGGCGTTCTCGGTAAATTTCCCCGGTACCGATCTCATTGAAGAGACAGACTATTGTGGCCTGGTTTCCGGCAGAGATAAGGATAAATCCCGGTTATTTGACATTTTCTACGGTGATCTGAAGAATGCACCCATGATCAAAAACTGCCCGATAACACTTGAATGTCTGCTTACCGAGACAATTGATCTTCCGACAAATTACCTCTTCATTGGTGAAATAAAAGGGGCATATGGCGATGAGAACTGCTTCACCAGCGGAAAGCCGGATGTCGCTGAAATAAAGCCCCTCCTCCTGACAATGCCGGACAATGCATACTGGGAGGTAGGCAAATACCTCGGGCGTGCCTGTAAAATCGGCAGAAATCTGGAG
This window harbors:
- a CDS encoding flavin reductase family protein gives rise to the protein MIAQKMTTKTNGKASSETTKIPIGRNVFICPMPVTIVGTRLNNRPNFLTVGWVTRVNVSPPMIAIGIKKSNASADGILMHKAFSVNFPGTDLIEETDYCGLVSGRDKDKSRLFDIFYGDLKNAPMIKNCPITLECLLTETIDLPTNYLFIGEIKGAYGDENCFTSGKPDVAEIKPLLLTMPDNAYWEVGKYLGRACKIGRNLET
- a CDS encoding Nramp family divalent metal transporter — translated: MPGNYLHTIKKHLPDYFRFLGPGLLLAVAAAGESGIAEAVEIGAHFSYALIWAIAITLVYKFAFVNGIARYTMITGKTIFEGILSIPGPKNWGGILVMVIYLLEMFAFGGMLILGAIFMDYLVPGINSIEMIIFISLSAILILLWKESYEQLEHTIILIALLLFLGIAFSLTQFPISLTAMLPGMVPNIPPKSLLSIMALMGAVGSSLNLLLYSIWLKEKTGDEKGPGFYRKAIVGVNLDLIIAFLFVGIITILFMSLGVTGFSISYLAHGETLSVDALFSQVLYVIASIPYGPQIFLATGYLIMFGAVLTGMDGRARAISGILHTGYAVKWGEKTTFRLILLLFTAIIVSGVIIGEPMALVHGVSAIASVFFAVMGFILIWLNMEIREPERPNRLWTAVMTIGSLIFLLMALFMEEGIIMFGLPLAERMIVVAFVIFVFAGTTLFRDVIQGHPTWIDRLWTVLIFGALSIYGTFRGIVYEGIIINFRDLGPILAGIVGGPVIGACAGIIGAVYRYQIPGMEKTALACAVATIVAGIVAGCFARMFRGDITYLRGFILVALVEVIHFFIFVPLFSDIATFAEFLTIVRVTLLPMVFAMTLGIMLFIYIVRMKGYSLATRFEGNTSEKDENKPAPDREGER
- a CDS encoding ABC transporter substrate-binding protein, which gives rise to MNKTLLEYLPYIFAGFICCFLIFSAVLHTPDYGENETINIGIMVPLSGGLAEYGMDVKTGVDMAVDEINSKGGIGGKKVRAVYKNTWGYPNRAASLMEECAEEGIPVVIGDITSSGALACAEVAEEKHIVLISQAATTPVLSEYGPYVFRTISSDIYQGRGMARIFRIFHPEANNVTVLYIDNAYGSGLAESFVTAQDDGGFHVQQVIPFEEGQRTFSNEIAAIHASETNGIALIAHVTEAENILKEAEAQGLDVAWVGSDGIVTTELYSHVGSYAEGFIATMQSSEVRDPTFIHEYQVRAKDSTVNWMAPYSYDTVMIVAEAIRYGGYSADGIRDAFGKIRHLGVCGPKVFEENGDIPPAFDVMRIENGVWKRVSWKEITQTGTTSEAPAH